The following are encoded in a window of Algiphilus aromaticivorans DG1253 genomic DNA:
- a CDS encoding helix-turn-helix domain-containing protein: MIRSHLAVRMAEQRKKIIDVARDTGIDRTTVGKLYHDKLKKLDLVVLDRLCVYFGCEVSDLLERVPDE, translated from the coding sequence GTGATCCGAAGTCATCTTGCAGTTCGCATGGCTGAGCAGCGGAAGAAGATCATTGATGTAGCTCGCGACACCGGAATTGATCGAACGACGGTTGGCAAGCTCTACCACGACAAGCTGAAGAAGCTGGATCTGGTTGTCCTCGACCGTCTCTGCGTTTACTTCGGTTGCGAAGTCAGCGATCTGCTGGAGCGAGTGCCAGACGAGTAG
- a CDS encoding type II toxin-antitoxin system RelE/ParE family toxin, with protein MIRSFKCRETEALAHGKRSRRFTAIEAVARRKLRQLEIAGQLEDLRVPPGNRLEALKGDRSGQHSIRINDQWRLCFRWSKGAAENVEIVDYH; from the coding sequence ATGATTCGGTCTTTCAAGTGCCGGGAAACCGAAGCGCTCGCTCACGGCAAGCGCAGCCGACGCTTCACTGCCATCGAAGCAGTGGCGCGTCGCAAGCTGCGGCAGCTGGAAATCGCCGGGCAGCTGGAGGATCTCCGGGTGCCGCCGGGAAACCGGCTGGAAGCGCTCAAGGGCGACCGCTCGGGTCAGCACAGCATCCGAATCAACGATCAATGGCGTCTTTGCTTCCGCTGGAGCAAGGGCGCCGCCGAAAACGTCGAGATTGTCGACTACCACTGA
- a CDS encoding Y-family DNA polymerase, with amino-acid sequence MRSASSEQRFALVDVNNFYVSCEQLFQPKLVGTPVVVLSNNDGCVVARSPEVKALGIRMGHPWHQLKRETREHGIKAFSSNYTLYADMSQRVMAILGDMCPAQEVYSIDECFCDLTGIGHPAEHGRAMRQRIGQWTGLPVCVGIGSTKTRAKLANHIAKKNPEHGGVFDLEALDAAEQAAWLDAIPVSEVWGIGGRMTGYLETMGIPTARALRDADPTHIRQRFNVVVERIVKELRGVSCLALEEVAHAKQQIMASRSFSRAVTVKRELREALLTYVTRAAEKLRAQGSLTDAIQVFIRTNPFKESVQYANSTTIRLPFATDDTLTLGRFVALGLERLYRPGFAFQKAGVMLMNLRPRAQRQAGLFDDVSAIDRRTNLNVALDEVNRRFGRGAVSLAGAGIEQPWQMRRGNVTPAYTTNVEQLPLAS; translated from the coding sequence GTGCGCTCCGCCAGTTCTGAGCAGCGCTTCGCGCTGGTCGACGTCAACAACTTCTATGTGAGCTGCGAGCAGCTTTTCCAACCGAAGCTTGTGGGAACGCCGGTGGTGGTGCTGTCGAACAACGACGGCTGCGTGGTGGCGCGCTCACCGGAGGTGAAGGCGCTGGGCATCCGCATGGGTCATCCCTGGCACCAGCTCAAGCGGGAGACGCGCGAGCACGGCATCAAGGCCTTCTCGTCCAACTACACGCTCTACGCGGACATGTCGCAGCGGGTGATGGCCATCTTGGGTGACATGTGCCCAGCGCAGGAGGTGTACAGCATCGACGAGTGCTTCTGCGACCTCACAGGCATCGGGCATCCCGCCGAACACGGTCGAGCGATGCGGCAGCGCATTGGTCAGTGGACGGGGCTACCGGTGTGCGTAGGTATCGGCAGCACGAAGACGCGTGCCAAGCTCGCTAATCACATTGCGAAGAAGAATCCCGAGCATGGTGGGGTGTTCGATCTGGAAGCCCTCGATGCGGCAGAACAAGCGGCGTGGCTCGATGCAATTCCCGTGTCGGAAGTCTGGGGCATCGGTGGCCGGATGACCGGGTATCTGGAGACCATGGGCATCCCCACCGCTAGAGCACTGCGGGACGCCGATCCGACACATATCCGCCAGCGCTTCAATGTTGTGGTCGAGCGCATCGTGAAGGAGCTGCGCGGCGTCTCATGTCTGGCGCTGGAGGAAGTGGCACATGCCAAGCAGCAGATCATGGCCAGCAGGAGCTTCAGTCGGGCCGTAACCGTGAAGCGGGAGTTGCGTGAAGCACTACTTACCTATGTCACCCGCGCAGCCGAGAAGCTTCGTGCACAGGGCAGCCTGACCGATGCTATTCAGGTCTTTATCCGCACGAACCCCTTCAAGGAAAGCGTGCAGTACGCCAACAGCACCACCATCCGGCTGCCGTTCGCTACGGATGACACGCTCACGCTTGGGCGCTTCGTGGCACTGGGGTTGGAGCGGCTTTACCGGCCTGGCTTTGCCTTCCAGAAGGCCGGCGTCATGCTCATGAATTTGCGCCCGCGCGCCCAGCGCCAAGCCGGACTGTTCGACGACGTTTCGGCCATCGACCGGCGTACCAACTTGAACGTCGCACTGGATGAGGTAAACCGACGATTCGGGCGGGGTGCCGTCTCCCTCGCGGGAGCCGGCATCGAACAGCCATGGCAAATGCGTCGCGGAAACGTGACGCCGGCCTACACCACAAACGTCGAGCAGCTCCCCTTGGCCAGCTAG
- a CDS encoding restriction endonuclease subunit S encodes MKAERLLELYDRISEAPDAVSRLRRFVLDLAVRGKLVEQNPDEQSAAERLPAKVKPHPSPHLPTGWEQAKIGQLLEFQYGKGLKKSERLDSGPVPVFGSNGIVGYTDTPLTSAPSIIVGRKGSAGALNVCDGPSWTTDVAYYVEAPEFYVLRFLYVALSTLGLDGLGKGVKPGLSRADAYELLLPVPPTGEQHSIVAKVDELMALCDRLEEQHGTREATRDRLTTATLSRLTAADTNEQSFHDHARFALDTLPALTARPDQIQALRQTLVDLAVSGKLTKSVGEEATVQGRTPEAKPESIGKPHHLPETWKWAPASRLCTDVVDCPHSTPKFEQTGVLCLDTNSFKDGKLVAHRLRYVSESTYAERIRRLVPQPGDVVFAREGSVGESVVVPDDLRCCLGQRVMLFRPGPEVIPEYFRLAVSSPQALIRLLSLHKGIGAKHVNVRDMRETLIPTPPIDVQQRIVATLQELMALCDHLEASLKQADDKRARLLDSLLAEALAPAEEALEAA; translated from the coding sequence ATGAAGGCCGAGCGGCTGCTGGAACTCTACGACCGCATCAGCGAGGCGCCGGATGCCGTCAGTAGATTGCGGCGATTCGTGCTGGATCTGGCCGTGCGGGGGAAGCTGGTGGAGCAGAATCCGGACGAACAGTCGGCGGCTGAGCGGCTACCAGCCAAGGTGAAACCGCATCCCTCGCCTCACCTTCCAACAGGGTGGGAGCAAGCAAAGATTGGGCAGCTACTCGAATTCCAATACGGAAAGGGACTGAAGAAGAGCGAGCGCCTGGACTCCGGCCCTGTCCCAGTATTCGGGTCTAACGGAATTGTCGGATACACCGATACACCTCTTACCTCAGCGCCTTCAATAATCGTTGGCCGAAAAGGCTCTGCGGGCGCCCTGAACGTCTGTGATGGTCCTTCATGGACCACGGACGTCGCTTACTACGTAGAGGCACCTGAGTTCTATGTGTTGCGCTTCCTCTACGTTGCGCTTTCTACGCTCGGCTTGGATGGCCTAGGGAAGGGCGTGAAACCTGGGCTATCCCGTGCCGATGCTTACGAGCTGTTATTGCCAGTTCCCCCCACAGGGGAGCAACACAGCATCGTCGCCAAGGTCGACGAGCTGATGGCCCTCTGCGACCGGCTGGAGGAACAGCACGGCACCCGCGAAGCCACGCGCGACCGGCTGACCACCGCCACCCTCTCCCGCCTGACCGCAGCCGACACCAACGAGCAGAGCTTCCACGACCACGCCCGCTTCGCACTCGACACTCTCCCCGCTCTCACCGCGCGCCCCGATCAGATCCAAGCCCTGCGTCAAACGCTGGTTGATCTCGCGGTTAGCGGGAAACTAACGAAGTCAGTTGGTGAAGAAGCAACAGTACAAGGTCGGACGCCCGAAGCTAAGCCCGAATCGATTGGCAAGCCGCACCATTTGCCAGAGACTTGGAAGTGGGCGCCCGCCAGTAGGCTCTGCACGGATGTTGTTGACTGCCCACACAGCACACCTAAGTTCGAGCAAACCGGCGTCCTTTGCCTAGACACCAATAGCTTCAAGGACGGAAAACTGGTCGCGCATCGTCTGCGCTACGTGTCCGAATCCACATATGCAGAACGTATTCGACGGCTTGTGCCTCAGCCTGGCGACGTCGTTTTCGCGCGCGAAGGAAGCGTTGGCGAGTCTGTGGTCGTGCCCGATGATCTCCGTTGCTGCCTTGGTCAAAGGGTGATGCTCTTCCGCCCCGGACCTGAGGTTATCCCTGAATATTTTCGGCTAGCAGTTTCCTCCCCTCAGGCTCTAATCCGGCTTCTTTCGCTTCACAAAGGTATCGGTGCTAAGCACGTCAACGTCAGAGACATGCGAGAAACCCTAATACCCACGCCCCCGATAGACGTACAGCAGCGTATCGTCGCCACACTCCAAGAGCTCATGGCGCTCTGCGACCACCTGGAAGCCAGCCTCAAACAAGCCGACGACAAACGAGCCCGGCTGCTGGATTCGCTACTCGCCGAAGCGCTGGCACCGGCCGAAGAGGCACTGGAGGCCGCCTGA
- a CDS encoding type I restriction-modification system subunit M, which yields MSVRNLVKTIQDIMRQDAGVDGDAQRISQLCWMFFLKIIDDQDQELEMLRDDYRSPIPEQLQWRNWAADPEGMTGDELLSFTNGTLFPVFKELTPTGKPGDRRRVVRDVFEDGYNYMKSGHLMRQVINKINGIDFNNLSERQHFGDIYEQILNDLQSAGNAGEYYTPRAVTAFMTQQIDPRPGETLFDPACGTGGFLSCAIRHMRSNYVKRPEDEATMQNALRAVEKKPLPHMLCVTNMLLQGVEDPSFVRHDNTLARPYISWSQSERVDVVLTNPPFGGREEDGIEANFPQHYRTRETADLFLALIIRLLKPGGRAAVVLPDGSLFGEGVKTRLKEHLMEECNLHTIVRLPNSVFRPYASIGTNLLFFEKGAPTTETWYWEHQVPEGQKAYSMTKPIRLEHLDDCVKWWGGPKREGREEGPRAWKVSAEEIRARNYNLDIKNPHTVAEDHGDPEELLEDLNNAEAEIHAIRDQLKAILGEALTR from the coding sequence ATGAGTGTTCGCAATCTCGTCAAAACCATACAGGACATCATGCGTCAGGACGCCGGCGTGGACGGCGACGCCCAGCGCATCAGCCAGCTCTGCTGGATGTTCTTCCTCAAGATCATCGACGACCAGGATCAGGAGCTGGAGATGCTGCGCGACGACTATCGCTCGCCCATCCCCGAGCAGCTGCAGTGGCGCAACTGGGCGGCAGACCCCGAGGGCATGACCGGCGACGAGTTGCTGAGCTTCACCAACGGCACGCTGTTTCCGGTGTTCAAGGAGCTGACGCCCACCGGCAAGCCGGGAGACCGCCGCCGCGTCGTGCGCGACGTCTTCGAGGACGGCTACAACTACATGAAGTCCGGCCACCTGATGCGGCAGGTGATCAACAAGATCAACGGCATCGACTTCAACAACCTGAGCGAGCGCCAGCACTTCGGCGACATCTACGAGCAGATCCTCAACGATCTGCAGTCCGCCGGCAACGCCGGCGAGTACTACACCCCGCGCGCGGTCACCGCCTTCATGACGCAACAGATCGACCCGCGTCCGGGCGAAACGCTGTTCGACCCGGCCTGCGGTACCGGCGGCTTCCTCTCCTGCGCCATCCGTCACATGCGCAGCAACTACGTGAAGCGGCCCGAGGACGAGGCCACCATGCAGAACGCGCTGCGCGCAGTGGAGAAGAAACCGCTGCCGCACATGCTCTGCGTCACCAACATGCTGCTGCAGGGCGTCGAGGACCCCAGCTTCGTGCGCCACGACAACACCCTGGCGCGGCCCTACATCTCCTGGAGCCAGTCCGAACGCGTTGATGTCGTGCTCACCAACCCGCCCTTCGGCGGGCGCGAGGAAGACGGCATCGAGGCGAACTTCCCGCAGCACTATCGAACGCGGGAAACCGCCGACCTCTTCCTAGCCCTGATCATCCGCCTGCTCAAGCCCGGCGGCCGCGCCGCCGTAGTGCTGCCGGACGGCTCGCTCTTCGGCGAAGGCGTCAAGACGCGGCTGAAGGAGCACCTGATGGAAGAGTGCAACCTGCACACCATCGTGCGCCTGCCCAACTCCGTCTTCCGCCCCTACGCCAGCATCGGCACCAACCTGCTCTTCTTCGAGAAGGGCGCGCCCACCACTGAGACCTGGTACTGGGAGCACCAGGTGCCCGAAGGCCAGAAGGCCTACTCCATGACCAAGCCCATCCGACTGGAGCATCTGGACGACTGCGTAAAGTGGTGGGGCGGCCCCAAGCGCGAAGGCCGCGAGGAAGGCCCGCGCGCCTGGAAGGTCAGCGCCGAGGAGATCAGGGCCCGCAACTACAACCTCGACATCAAGAACCCCCACACCGTCGCCGAAGACCACGGCGACCCGGAAGAGCTGCTCGAAGATCTCAACAACGCCGAGGCCGAGATCCACGCCATCCGCGACCAGCTCAAGGCCATCCTGGGCGAGGCGCTGACGCGATGA
- a CDS encoding IS1595 family transposase — MPEASKDYPGNWREFHAWFATEQACIEYLEKVRWPEGFVCPSCQEHAEPYRVSRSRLVCRACRYQCTVTAGTIFEKTRTPLQVWLAAAWYITNQKQGVSALGLQRVLGLGSYQTAWTMLHRFRRAMVRSGRDKLQGTVEVDETYVAITDRTVGRSIKGKKSRTGHAFVAVAVEIIEPKGFGRIRLQRLERDSAEHVEPFIKGAVAPGSIVKTDGSAAYRSLASLGYDHRRSVMLGADVPAHVSLAGVHRVAALLQRWLMGTHHGAVQPRHLDAYLDEFAFRFNRRKSGSRGMLFYRLMQQALETAPLTYESVVSTQSKTAQA; from the coding sequence ATGCCCGAAGCAAGCAAGGACTATCCCGGCAACTGGCGCGAATTCCATGCGTGGTTCGCGACAGAGCAGGCCTGTATCGAGTACCTGGAGAAGGTCCGCTGGCCAGAGGGCTTCGTCTGCCCGAGCTGTCAGGAGCATGCCGAGCCCTATCGCGTCAGCCGGTCTCGGCTCGTGTGCAGGGCTTGCCGCTATCAATGCACCGTCACGGCCGGCACGATCTTCGAGAAAACGCGCACGCCACTACAGGTCTGGTTGGCAGCTGCGTGGTACATCACGAATCAGAAGCAAGGCGTCAGCGCCTTGGGGCTGCAGCGCGTGCTGGGTCTAGGCAGTTATCAGACCGCATGGACGATGCTGCATCGATTCCGACGCGCCATGGTGCGTAGTGGCCGTGACAAGCTTCAGGGAACGGTCGAGGTCGATGAGACCTACGTGGCAATCACGGACCGAACGGTAGGTCGTTCAATTAAAGGCAAAAAGAGCCGGACCGGCCATGCATTCGTTGCCGTAGCGGTGGAGATCATCGAGCCGAAAGGCTTTGGTCGCATTCGGCTACAAAGGCTGGAGAGAGACTCTGCCGAGCACGTTGAGCCGTTCATCAAAGGCGCCGTAGCGCCTGGCTCGATCGTCAAGACCGACGGGTCTGCCGCCTACCGGTCACTTGCCAGTCTTGGTTATGACCATCGTCGGTCTGTGATGCTCGGCGCTGATGTGCCAGCGCACGTCTCGCTCGCCGGCGTTCACCGCGTGGCGGCACTGCTCCAGCGCTGGTTGATGGGAACTCATCATGGCGCTGTGCAACCTCGCCACCTTGACGCCTACCTCGACGAATTCGCCTTTCGGTTCAATCGCCGAAAGTCAGGTTCACGAGGAATGCTCTTCTATCGCTTGATGCAGCAAGCGCTGGAAACCGCTCCATTGACCTATGAAAGCGTCGTTTCGACTCAGTCGAAAACAGCTCAAGCGTAG
- the hsdR gene encoding EcoAI/FtnUII family type I restriction enzme subunit R yields the protein MDKRELSERDICTKYITPALERAGWDRMLQMLEEHSFTQGRIIVRGKMVSRGKAKRADYILQYKKNIPIAVIEAKDNKHSLGDGMQQALNYAETLDVPFVFTSNGDGFVFHDRTGTSPQRETTLSLDEFPSPEELWARYRTWKGFSREAESTVLQDFHDDGSGKAPRYYQINAVNKAIEAIAQGRDRILLVMATGTGKTYTAFQIIWRLWKAGRAKRVLFLADRNVLVDQTMVNDFRPFGGAMAKLSTNAKTIERDDGSKEDLTLAFDKKRRIDSAYEVYLGLYQAITGPNEQDKIFREFSPDFFDLIVIDECHRGSAAEDSAWREILEYFSGATQIGMTATPKETKYVSNTAYFGDPIYTYSLKQGISDGFLAPYKVVKVHIDHDVEGYRPQRGQLDREGQEIEDRLYNRKDFDRELVIDDRTSLVAQKVTAFLRESRDPYQKAIVFCVDQEHAARMRQALINENEDLVAQNSRYIMRITGGDAEGKAQLDNFIDPESTYPVIVTTSRLLSTGVDAQTCRLIALDREVGSMTEFKQIVGRGTRVHADTEKYYFTLLDFRGATAHFADPDFDGDPVQIYAPGAGDPVAPPDEPPKNEFRDDAGDYDAGEGETVVSGGSEGGQKPEKRRKIYIDGVGASIIAERVEYLDEQGKLVTESLRDFTKRSLRKRFTSLDDFLRRWSAAERKQAVLDELAAEGLPLDPILQELGSELDPFDLICHIAFDARPLTRKERAEQVKKRDIFSRHGDTARKVLEALLAKYADEGVLNLDDPRVLSIPPINHLGTPMQLVKAFGGRPGFEKAVHELQDALYEQAA from the coding sequence ATGGACAAGCGCGAGCTAAGTGAACGCGACATCTGCACCAAGTACATCACGCCCGCGCTTGAGCGCGCGGGATGGGACCGCATGCTGCAGATGCTCGAAGAGCATTCCTTCACCCAGGGCCGCATCATCGTGCGCGGCAAGATGGTGTCGCGCGGCAAGGCCAAGCGCGCCGACTACATCCTGCAGTACAAGAAGAACATCCCCATCGCCGTCATCGAGGCCAAGGACAACAAGCACAGCCTCGGCGACGGCATGCAGCAGGCGCTGAACTACGCCGAGACGCTGGATGTGCCCTTCGTCTTCACCTCGAATGGCGATGGCTTCGTCTTCCACGACCGCACCGGCACCAGCCCGCAACGCGAAACCACGCTGAGCCTCGACGAGTTCCCGTCACCGGAAGAACTATGGGCGCGCTATCGCACCTGGAAGGGCTTCAGCCGAGAGGCGGAATCCACGGTCCTGCAGGACTTCCACGACGACGGCAGCGGCAAGGCGCCGCGCTATTACCAAATCAACGCCGTCAACAAGGCAATAGAGGCCATCGCACAGGGGCGCGACCGCATCCTGCTGGTGATGGCCACTGGAACCGGCAAGACCTACACCGCCTTCCAGATTATATGGCGACTCTGGAAGGCCGGCCGGGCCAAGCGCGTGCTCTTCCTCGCCGATCGCAATGTGCTCGTGGATCAAACCATGGTCAACGACTTCCGGCCCTTCGGTGGCGCCATGGCCAAACTCTCCACCAACGCCAAGACCATCGAGCGCGACGACGGCAGCAAGGAAGATCTCACACTGGCGTTCGACAAGAAGCGCCGAATCGATAGCGCCTATGAGGTCTATCTCGGCCTCTATCAGGCCATCACCGGCCCCAATGAGCAGGACAAGATCTTCCGGGAGTTCTCGCCCGACTTCTTCGATCTCATCGTCATCGACGAATGCCATCGCGGTAGCGCCGCCGAGGACTCCGCCTGGCGCGAGATCCTCGAATACTTCTCGGGCGCCACGCAGATCGGCATGACCGCGACACCGAAGGAGACCAAGTACGTCTCCAACACCGCCTACTTCGGCGACCCGATCTACACCTATTCCCTCAAGCAGGGCATCAGCGACGGGTTTCTGGCTCCCTACAAGGTGGTCAAGGTGCACATCGACCACGATGTCGAGGGCTACCGGCCGCAGAGGGGTCAGCTCGACCGGGAAGGCCAAGAAATCGAGGACCGCCTATACAACCGCAAGGACTTCGACCGCGAGCTGGTCATCGATGACCGCACCAGCCTGGTGGCACAGAAGGTCACCGCCTTCCTGCGCGAAAGCCGCGACCCCTACCAGAAGGCGATCGTCTTCTGCGTCGACCAGGAGCACGCCGCGCGCATGCGCCAGGCGCTGATCAACGAGAACGAGGACCTGGTCGCCCAGAATTCTCGCTATATCATGCGCATCACCGGCGGCGACGCCGAAGGCAAGGCGCAGCTCGACAACTTCATTGACCCGGAATCCACGTACCCGGTCATCGTCACCACCTCGCGGCTGCTCTCCACCGGCGTCGACGCGCAAACCTGCCGCCTCATCGCGCTGGACCGCGAAGTCGGCTCCATGACCGAGTTCAAGCAGATCGTCGGGCGCGGCACCCGCGTCCACGCGGACACCGAGAAGTACTACTTCACCCTGCTCGATTTCCGGGGTGCCACGGCCCACTTCGCCGACCCGGATTTCGACGGCGATCCGGTACAGATCTACGCCCCCGGCGCCGGCGACCCCGTCGCACCGCCGGACGAGCCCCCCAAAAATGAGTTCCGCGACGACGCCGGAGACTACGACGCGGGCGAAGGGGAAACCGTCGTTTCGGGCGGCAGCGAGGGCGGCCAGAAGCCCGAGAAGCGCCGCAAGATCTACATCGACGGCGTCGGCGCCAGCATCATCGCCGAGCGCGTCGAGTATCTCGACGAGCAGGGCAAGCTCGTCACCGAATCGCTGCGCGACTTCACCAAGCGCTCGCTGCGCAAGCGCTTCACCAGCCTGGACGATTTCCTGCGCCGCTGGAGCGCTGCCGAGCGCAAGCAGGCCGTGCTCGACGAGCTGGCCGCCGAAGGCCTGCCGCTGGACCCCATCCTCCAGGAGCTGGGCAGCGAGCTGGACCCCTTCGACCTCATCTGCCACATCGCCTTCGACGCCAGGCCGCTCACCCGTAAGGAACGCGCCGAGCAGGTCAAGAAACGCGACATCTTCAGCCGCCACGGCGACACCGCCCGCAAGGTACTGGAAGCCCTGCTCGCCAAGTACGCTGACGAAGGCGTGCTCAACCTCGACGACCCGCGCGTGCTCAGCATCCCACCCATCAACCACCTCGGCACGCCCATGCAGCTGGTCAAGGCCTTCGGCGGCAGGCCCGGCTTCGAGAAGGCCGTCCACGAGCTGCAGGACGCGCTCTACGAGCAGGCGGCCTGA
- a CDS encoding endonuclease NucS domain-containing protein has product MPVRNAIWKVGEEPQPLAEGRLPSERTLEEMIVAAPSILSDEWMLIGRQEQTGTGGIIDLLAIAPDGTLVLIELKRARTPREVVAQALDYACWVETLKAEDIAAAYARFRPGGNLSDDFEARFGYPLDEDTLNDSHQIVVVAASLDSSTERIVQYLNARDIPINVLFFQVFDNGAGEQLLCRTWMIDPGETQVNVAAAGRGDKEPWNGEFYASFGHGQGRDWEEARRHGFISGGGGTWYSNTLSLLGTGDRVWVKAPGYGFVGVGEVTSPRQSINDFQIDGRPAIEVLSDAHYHREHANDPDHCEYFVPVKWLQTVPLDQAIDEIGLFGNQNTVCKPRTPKWRTTVERLRAVFPQQ; this is encoded by the coding sequence ATGCCGGTCCGCAATGCCATCTGGAAGGTCGGCGAGGAACCACAGCCGCTCGCCGAAGGCCGGCTGCCCAGCGAGCGGACGCTGGAGGAGATGATTGTCGCGGCGCCCAGCATCCTGTCGGACGAGTGGATGCTGATCGGCCGCCAGGAGCAGACCGGTACCGGTGGCATCATCGACCTGCTCGCCATCGCGCCCGACGGCACGCTGGTGCTGATCGAGCTCAAGCGCGCCCGCACGCCGCGCGAGGTCGTTGCCCAGGCGCTGGACTACGCCTGCTGGGTGGAGACGCTGAAGGCCGAGGATATCGCCGCCGCCTATGCCCGATTCCGGCCCGGTGGCAACCTCAGCGATGACTTCGAGGCCCGCTTCGGCTATCCGCTGGACGAGGACACGCTCAACGACAGCCACCAGATTGTGGTGGTGGCGGCCTCGCTGGACAGCAGTACCGAGCGCATCGTGCAGTACCTCAACGCGCGCGACATCCCCATCAACGTGCTCTTCTTCCAGGTCTTCGACAACGGTGCTGGCGAGCAGCTGCTCTGCCGCACCTGGATGATCGACCCCGGCGAAACGCAGGTGAACGTCGCCGCCGCCGGACGCGGCGACAAGGAACCCTGGAACGGCGAGTTCTACGCCAGCTTCGGCCACGGCCAGGGCCGCGACTGGGAGGAAGCCCGGCGCCATGGTTTCATCAGCGGCGGTGGTGGCACCTGGTACAGCAACACACTGAGCCTGCTGGGCACCGGCGACCGCGTCTGGGTGAAGGCGCCCGGCTACGGCTTCGTCGGCGTCGGCGAAGTCACCAGCCCGCGCCAGTCCATCAACGATTTCCAGATCGACGGCCGCCCAGCCATCGAAGTGCTCAGCGATGCCCACTACCACCGGGAGCACGCCAATGATCCGGACCACTGCGAGTACTTCGTGCCGGTGAAATGGCTACAAACGGTCCCGCTGGACCAGGCCATCGACGAGATCGGACTGTTCGGCAACCAAAACACGGTCTGCAAGCCACGTACGCCCAAGTGGCGGACGACGGTGGAACGACTTAGAGCAGTGTTCCCACAGCAGTAG
- a CDS encoding LexA family protein, whose product MPDIRLPSPLPRGRGHPWTAIPSPRRGLPNIAAFYRPTAESRRQRLPYVHSPAPQAGFPSPAADYVEDTLDLHTLMVRNPPATFYVRVRGESMKDAGIHDQDILVVDRSIDPAPGRIVVAVVDGDFYVKRLAKLASGVMALASENAQDAEQYPDIRLDRVQDSTIWGVVTGALRQF is encoded by the coding sequence TTGCCCGACATCCGCCTGCCTTCGCCACTGCCACGCGGTCGTGGCCACCCCTGGACCGCGATTCCGTCTCCGCGACGCGGTCTGCCGAACATCGCCGCCTTCTACCGGCCAACCGCCGAAAGCCGGCGCCAGCGGCTGCCCTACGTGCATTCCCCGGCACCGCAGGCGGGCTTTCCGAGTCCGGCGGCCGACTACGTCGAGGACACGCTGGATCTGCACACGCTGATGGTGCGCAATCCGCCGGCGACCTTCTATGTCCGTGTGCGTGGTGAGTCCATGAAAGATGCCGGCATCCACGACCAGGACATCCTGGTAGTGGATCGCTCCATCGATCCGGCGCCGGGCCGCATCGTGGTCGCGGTGGTGGACGGCGATTTCTACGTGAAGCGCCTTGCGAAGCTGGCCAGCGGTGTCATGGCACTTGCCTCGGAGAATGCCCAGGACGCGGAGCAGTATCCCGACATCCGGCTCGACCGGGTGCAGGACTCGACCATCTGGGGTGTGGTGACCGGTGCGCTCCGCCAGTTCTGA
- a CDS encoding HigA family addiction module antitoxin produces MTDLPPVTPGELLLEEFLKPMGISQYRLAKEIGVPAQRIGEIIHGRRAITADTDLRLCRFFGLSDGYWLRAQAAHDTEVAQRDMSEALAAITPWTNNNQASSSGKSAHGSAGAQRR; encoded by the coding sequence ATGACTGACCTCCCACCCGTAACGCCCGGCGAGCTCCTGCTGGAGGAGTTCCTGAAACCCATGGGCATCAGCCAGTACCGGCTGGCCAAGGAAATCGGCGTCCCCGCCCAGCGCATCGGCGAGATCATCCACGGCCGCCGCGCCATCACGGCGGACACCGACCTCCGCCTGTGCCGCTTTTTCGGCCTGTCGGATGGCTACTGGCTGCGCGCACAGGCCGCGCACGACACGGAAGTCGCGCAACGCGACATGAGCGAGGCACTGGCCGCCATTACGCCGTGGACGAACAACAATCAGGCTAGTTCGAGCGGCAAAAGCGCCCATGGCAGCGCGGGGGCGCAGCGCCGCTGA